AGGCTGGCAAAACAAAAGAAGAAATATTAGCAATTATAGATAATATTATTGGAAACCAACGTACACTATTTATGGTTGACACTTTGGATTATCTTCATAAAGGCGGAAGAATTGGAAAAGCAAGTGCACTCATTGGATCCTTATTAAATATTAAACCAATTCTTTCATTAGATGAAGAAGGCGGAGTTATGCCTGTCGATAAAGCTAGAGGTAAGAAAAAAGCGGAAAAGACAATTTTACAAATCCTTAAAAATAATTATGGAGATGTACCATTAACAGTCGCATTATGCCATGCCAATTGTTTGGAGACGATTGAAGAATTTGCACAACAAATGCGCTCGGAATTCTCAATATCTGATATTATTTACTGCGATATTGGCCCTGTTATAGGAACACATGTAGGTGCTGGAACCTGGGGCGTAATTGTTCATGAAACACATTTTTCGGAATTATAAATTTTATCATTAGATTAGGGCCGTCACTTTTTGACGGCCTTTATGCATCGAGGTGATTATAATGGATGTACACTTAGATCATCCTATAACAGTAATCAAAGGGATTGGTCCAAAAACATCTCAACAATTTGCGAGCTTAGGTATTTATACAATCAAAGATTTAATCGAGTACTTTCCTTTTCGATATGATGACCGCAAGCTTTCCTCAATAGAAAACTGGGAAGATGGCAGTAAAATTACCATCATTGGCACAATCAATTCTTCCCCGCATATAGTGAAGATGGGCAGGAAATCTAAAATTACAGTGTCTGTTAGTTTAGATAACGATACGAGTATTCGAGCAACATGGTTTAATCAAATATTCGCACAGCACAAATTACTGCCAGATACGACTCTATGGATTACTGGAAAATACTCCTTGAAATATCATCAAATTACTGTCAGTCATTATGAAATATTAGATGCACACAATGCACCAAAAGCAACGGGGAAATTGGTATCTATTTATCCGGCAACTAAGTACCTAAAGACGGAAGAAATTAGAAGGTGGATTCAGAAAGCTTTAGAATACTCGTGCGATACTATTATTGACGACTTACCGCAATATTTAATAGATAAATATCGCTTAGTAAATCTAAACATTGCTTATCAATGGATTCATCATCCGTCAAATCTAGAAGAATACCGTCAAGCAAAAAGAAGGCTAGTGTTTGAGGAGTTTTTTCAATATCAAGTACAAATACAGCTGTTCCGAGAAAAATATAGAAACGAACATCAAGGCATCTCCCATCTGTATAATGAAAAGTTTATTAAGTCATTTACTTATGAGTTACCTTTTCAATTAACAAAACCTCAAACAATTGTGATGCATGAAATATTAAATGACATGAAAAGTAATAAACCTATGTTACGATTGTTACACGGTGATGTCGGGTCAGGAAAGACGATAGTAGGCATCATAGCATTATTAGCAAACTGGACAAGTGGTTGTCAAGGCGTACTAATGGTACCGACAGAGATACTAGCGGACCAGCATTTTCAGTCAATAATTGATACTTTGAAGCATATCGAAGTCCGAATTGGTTTGTTAATTGGAAGGCAGACTAAAAAAGAAAAACAAATAATTTTAGAAAAAATAGCAAACGGAAGTTTAGATATTATCATTGGAACCCATGCTTTAATCCAGGATAGAGTTGTATTTAAAAAGTTAGGATTAATTATTATTGATGAACAACATCGTTTTGGTGTACAGCAAAGGACTCTTCTGCAGAAAAAAGGTGAATATCCTGACATATTACTAATGACTGCTACACCAATTCCACGAACAATGGCAATGACAATATTTGGTGACATTGATGTTTCTGTAATTGATCAATTACCTGCGGGACGGAAGAAGGTTGTTACAACTTATTATTCTGATAGTGATCAAGAAAAGGTTTGGAATAAAGTGCAGGAGTTATTATCGGCGAAACAACAAGTTTATATTGTATGTCCATTGATTGAAGAATCGGATGTGCTAGAGATTGAAGATGTGGAATCTATCTATATAAAAATAACGGACCAATTCAAAAACGAGATGGTTGGTTTATTGCATGGCAGAATGAGCGATGCAGAGAAACAAGCGATAATGAAGGGTTTTATCGAAGGCTCGATTGCTATATTAGTTGCCACTACCGTAATAGAAGTAGGGGTCAATGTACCCAATGCTTCTGCAATTGTGATTTATAATGCTGAGCGGTTTGGCCTTGCGCAACTTCACCAGCTACGTGGGAGAGTTGGAAGGAGTAATCTGCCAGCATTTTGTTTTTTGCTAGCGAACACTAAAGGTGATTTAGCAAAACAGAGAATGGAGATTATGGTCTCCTCGAATGATGGTTTTTACATTGCAGAAAAGGACTTGCAACTGCGAGGGCCTGGTGAAATTTTAGGGTTCAAGCAAAGTGGGCTCCCTCGCTTTAGAATTGGAGATATAATAGATGACTATAAAATCATGGAAGTAGCCCATTTAGAAGCAAAAAAGTTCATACAACAGTATGGTGCATCAGCAGAAAATCACCCTTTCATAAAGTATCATCGCAAAGGACAAAAAGGAAGTAACTTCCTGTTATAACTTTTAGGCTATGGGTTAACCTATGCTTAAGGAGGTGATAACATGGGAGTTGGACAAGAGCGTTCAAGTAACTGGTTAGTAGTACCTGAATCTTATCAAGCAATGGATAAGTTCAAGTATGAAGTTGCTAGCGAATTAGGTATCCAAACACCGTCAAACGGTTACTGGGGTAACATGACATCTCGTGATTGTGGAGCTGTTGGAGGACATATGACTCGTAAGCTTGTACAAATGGGTGAGCAACAACTTATGAACTCTAAAGGCGGTTCTTCATTCTAAGTTTAATAGTAAAATGGAAATTTAGAAAAGCGAGTTCGTTTATGAACTCGCTTTTAAATTTGCAAATTTAAGCTTTTATAATTCCTAGATACAAAAAAAATAAATAAAAAAAGCCCCTAGATATATCATCTAGGGTAAATTGACAAATGATTTCCATTTGTCTAATGGGAGAGGAGAAACCGGAGGAAGAACTTATGGGGAAAAGTCTTCTCCGCGGTTGTCCGACAGCAACCAAATTGCTACTGTCTTTTCTATTATGAACGAAATCCCTTTTTATTATACATTTGGCAAAATAAATTTCTAATTTTACCATTATATTATTTTTATGTTATCATTAATTGTTGTTTTTAAGTTAAAACTAATTTCGGATGACGGATGTGATTATATGAGGATTATTTCTGGCGAAAAGAAAGGACTACGCTTAAAGGCTGTGCCTGGAATGAATACTAGACCTACTACAGATCGAGTAAAGGAATCTGTTTTTAATATTATAGGGCCGTATTTTGCTGATTGCTATGTACTTGATTTATTTGCTGGATCGGGGGCGTTAGGGATTGAAGCAGTAAGTAGAGGGGCGGCACGGAGCGTTTTTGTCGATAATGCAACAGTAGCTATTAACACTATCCAAGAAAATTTACGGCTTGCCAATGTTATTGATAGAGCAGAGGTATTGAAATCGGATTGGAAAAGTGCATGTGATAAGCTTGCGTCTAAAGGGTACTCGTTTGATTTAGTATTTCTCGACCCTCCGTATCAACAGTTTGAAAATCAGATAGAGACGATACTACAGACATTATTAGACAAAGAACTATTGAATCGTCATGCTAAGATCATATGTGAACAAGATAGTAAATCCAATCTACCGCTGCAATTCATGAATTTGAGCGGCAAATATTATAAATATGGTAATACTGGTATCACTGTATTTTACAAAGAGGAGAATGAGGAATGAAAATAGCTGTTTACCCAGGGAGCTTTGATCCTGTTACCTACGGTCATTTAGATATTATTGAAAGAGGAACTAAGATTTTTGATAAGGTTGTTGTAGCGATCCTTGAAAACCCTAGCAAAAATCCACTTTTTACAATTGAACAAAGAAAAGAGCTTTTACGGCGGGTAACGGAAGGGCTTGGGAACGTATACGTAGATAGCTTCACTGGTTTACTTGCTGACTATATGATTGCACATAAGGCAAATGTGATTGTGAAAGGATTACGTGCAGTTTCAGATTTCGAATATGAATTACAGATGGCTTCGATTAACAAGAAATTGGCCCCAGAAATAGAAACGTTTTTCATGATGACCAATAATAAATACTCGTATTTAAGCTCTAGCGCGGTAAAAGAATTAGCTAAATATGGTGGGGATATTAATGACCTTGTACCTCCTCAAGTGATTGATGCATTCGCAAAACTATTTACTACTTCGAACATTCTTAAATAAATGAATCAGCATGCTCACCAAAAACAAAAATACTAACATTCCGAAAATAAGCATCCCCATGTAAATCCAATAATCTATTACTCGATAAGCTTGCATAGGATAATGGAATAATGCGGTCGGTATGACATGAGTGCTGATGATTTTGCCCATCGGCTCCCATAATAATAGGGTTGTAATCGCAGCTAACGAAGCATGTATGATTCTTGAAATTACATATGGTTTATATCTTATATCAGAAGTACTTAACAAGGCAGCTACTTGAGCATGTACGCTTAGTCCATTCCACGCTAACAGAATACTTACTACCACAATTTTTTGTATAAATAATGTGTTCGTGAGACTAGCCTCTTGACTGCCAAGTGTTACTTCAAAGAAACCAGTGATTAATGAAGTTGATAATTCTGGGGATATTCCCACAAATATGATAATACCTTGTAACATGGTAGATAGTAAGGAAGTAACATGAACTTCCTTAAGAATTGATATTAGCACAGACATTACAATCATGAAGCCGCCTATCAAACCCAGTGTATGTAGAGAACTTGTAACTGCATCTCCTAAGAGTCTTCCGAGCGGACGACGATCAACCATCCTTGCCCGATGCATCGATTGTAAGGCGCGAAAAAGCAGTGCGTCATTCGTGCTAGACCCCTTGCTCGAAGGAATTTGCTCGCGATCGTGAAAGCGCATAATGATACCAACGAGGATAGCGGAAATGTAATGTGCCGTAACGATAATTATGCCGATTGAAGGATTATAGAAAAATCCAACAGAGATGGCTCCGAACATAAAAAGTGGATCAGAGGTCGTTGTGAATGACACTAAACGTTCACCTTCTGCTCTCGAGAGTAATCCTTGTTCGCGTAAACGGGTTGTTAACTTTGCACCTATTGGATAACCAGATGAAAAGCCCATTGTCATGACAAACGCGCCGGCCCCTGGGACATTAAAGATAGGACGCATAAATGGTTCTAAGAGAACACTCATGAAATGAACAACTCCAAGCCCCATCAATATCTCGGAAACAATAAAAAAAGGTAGTAATGCAGGGAACACGACTTCCCACCAGGTTGATAAACCTCGTAGTGAGGCTTGGAAAGCAACATCGGAGAAGATAATTAATGATATTCCGAAACAGAACGCGAGTAGGCCTAAGATTGCTGTTTTCCAATAAGATTTATTCGAAATGTAATAATGCATAATATTTCCTCCAATGTACATGTTATAGAGAATATATTTTTGAATATAAAACTTTATACATGTCTAATGAACAAAGAGGTGAGAGTTTGGGGAAAGCGAAAATTGGTCTTGCGTTAGGTTCAGGCGGTGGCAGGGGGCTCGCTCATATAGGCGTCCTAAATGCGCTCAAGGAAATGGCAGTACCCATCCATTGTATCGCTGGAAGTAGTGTAGGTAGTATGATAGCGGCTTTTTATGCAAATAACATGGATCTGCATATGGTGGCTAGATTCTTAGCTACTTTAAAGAAGAAGCACTGGTTAGATTTATCTGTCCCAGGTCTTGGAATGATATCAGGAGAAAAATTTAAAGAAATAGCTAAACTACTGACTCATAATAAAAATATTGAAGACTTATGTATTCCTATCGCAATCGTAGCAACAGATCTAGAAAAGGGAGAAAGGGTCGTTTTTCAAACAGGACCTATATATCGGGCTGTGCGAGCAAGTTGCTCAATACCGGGAATATTTGCACCTGAATGTTACGAAGGCCGTCTTTTAGTGGACGGCGGTGTAATTGATCGTGTTCCCATCAATGCTGCTAAAGATTTGGGTGCAGATTTTATCATAGCCGTAGATGTGGGCCCTGACAAGAATGCTACGAAGATTGACAATATGTTTGATGTAATTGCGCAGACCATCGATATTATGGAAAAAGAAATATTGTCTATACGTTTATTAGACGCCGACGTAATTTTACGCCCA
The window above is part of the Desulfuribacillus stibiiarsenatis genome. Proteins encoded here:
- a CDS encoding patatin-like phospholipase family protein, which produces MSNEQRGESLGKAKIGLALGSGGGRGLAHIGVLNALKEMAVPIHCIAGSSVGSMIAAFYANNMDLHMVARFLATLKKKHWLDLSVPGLGMISGEKFKEIAKLLTHNKNIEDLCIPIAIVATDLEKGERVVFQTGPIYRAVRASCSIPGIFAPECYEGRLLVDGGVIDRVPINAAKDLGADFIIAVDVGPDKNATKIDNMFDVIAQTIDIMEKEILSIRLLDADVILRPQVGHIGIIDFDHVEECIQAGYEEAYKHQEQIMQFVQMEIEGENL
- a CDS encoding DegV family protein is translated as MSIKIVIDSTADLTDEVLQEYGIERVSLKVHFKEQTYRDWVDIQPKQFYHLLSEAKDLPTTSQPSPGEFIEIYKRLAETEQDITIISLHIGAKLSGTFQSAILAKSMLPEIDINVIDTKQATCGIGLLAITAAKAAKAGKTKEEILAIIDNIIGNQRTLFMVDTLDYLHKGGRIGKASALIGSLLNIKPILSLDEEGGVMPVDKARGKKKAEKTILQILKNNYGDVPLTVALCHANCLETIEEFAQQMRSEFSISDIIYCDIGPVIGTHVGAGTWGVIVHETHFSEL
- the rsmD gene encoding 16S rRNA (guanine(966)-N(2))-methyltransferase RsmD, which gives rise to MRIISGEKKGLRLKAVPGMNTRPTTDRVKESVFNIIGPYFADCYVLDLFAGSGALGIEAVSRGAARSVFVDNATVAINTIQENLRLANVIDRAEVLKSDWKSACDKLASKGYSFDLVFLDPPYQQFENQIETILQTLLDKELLNRHAKIICEQDSKSNLPLQFMNLSGKYYKYGNTGITVFYKEENEE
- the recG gene encoding ATP-dependent DNA helicase RecG; the protein is MDVHLDHPITVIKGIGPKTSQQFASLGIYTIKDLIEYFPFRYDDRKLSSIENWEDGSKITIIGTINSSPHIVKMGRKSKITVSVSLDNDTSIRATWFNQIFAQHKLLPDTTLWITGKYSLKYHQITVSHYEILDAHNAPKATGKLVSIYPATKYLKTEEIRRWIQKALEYSCDTIIDDLPQYLIDKYRLVNLNIAYQWIHHPSNLEEYRQAKRRLVFEEFFQYQVQIQLFREKYRNEHQGISHLYNEKFIKSFTYELPFQLTKPQTIVMHEILNDMKSNKPMLRLLHGDVGSGKTIVGIIALLANWTSGCQGVLMVPTEILADQHFQSIIDTLKHIEVRIGLLIGRQTKKEKQIILEKIANGSLDIIIGTHALIQDRVVFKKLGLIIIDEQHRFGVQQRTLLQKKGEYPDILLMTATPIPRTMAMTIFGDIDVSVIDQLPAGRKKVVTTYYSDSDQEKVWNKVQELLSAKQQVYIVCPLIEESDVLEIEDVESIYIKITDQFKNEMVGLLHGRMSDAEKQAIMKGFIEGSIAILVATTVIEVGVNVPNASAIVIYNAERFGLAQLHQLRGRVGRSNLPAFCFLLANTKGDLAKQRMEIMVSSNDGFYIAEKDLQLRGPGEILGFKQSGLPRFRIGDIIDDYKIMEVAHLEAKKFIQQYGASAENHPFIKYHRKGQKGSNFLL
- the coaD gene encoding pantetheine-phosphate adenylyltransferase translates to MKIAVYPGSFDPVTYGHLDIIERGTKIFDKVVVAILENPSKNPLFTIEQRKELLRRVTEGLGNVYVDSFTGLLADYMIAHKANVIVKGLRAVSDFEYELQMASINKKLAPEIETFFMMTNNKYSYLSSSAVKELAKYGGDINDLVPPQVIDAFAKLFTTSNILK
- the ylbJ gene encoding sporulation integral membrane protein YlbJ, which codes for MHYYISNKSYWKTAILGLLAFCFGISLIIFSDVAFQASLRGLSTWWEVVFPALLPFFIVSEILMGLGVVHFMSVLLEPFMRPIFNVPGAGAFVMTMGFSSGYPIGAKLTTRLREQGLLSRAEGERLVSFTTTSDPLFMFGAISVGFFYNPSIGIIIVTAHYISAILVGIIMRFHDREQIPSSKGSSTNDALLFRALQSMHRARMVDRRPLGRLLGDAVTSSLHTLGLIGGFMIVMSVLISILKEVHVTSLLSTMLQGIIIFVGISPELSTSLITGFFEVTLGSQEASLTNTLFIQKIVVVSILLAWNGLSVHAQVAALLSTSDIRYKPYVISRIIHASLAAITTLLLWEPMGKIISTHVIPTALFHYPMQAYRVIDYWIYMGMLIFGMLVFLFLVSMLIHLFKNVRSSK
- a CDS encoding alpha/beta-type small acid-soluble spore protein codes for the protein MGVGQERSSNWLVVPESYQAMDKFKYEVASELGIQTPSNGYWGNMTSRDCGAVGGHMTRKLVQMGEQQLMNSKGGSSF